Part of the Pseudomonas abietaniphila genome is shown below.
AAATTCCGTTGATAGCGTGTTGTTGTTTCGTCCGGGAGAACAGTCAGGAACATACATTCACCCTTTTTTAGAGATGAAATGGAAAAGTCACAAATAGGGGCTATTCTTTACTCCCATTTTTTGGAACGTCCAGCGCTGCAAGGGTCGTAGAGCCCTCTGTTCCTCCGTCCTTCATAGTGAGACTACGCTCGCGAAGCTGAACAGAAACTGAAACGCCAAGAGGTGATGGCCCGTTCATCGCTGTAATCGCGAAGATTTAGCGATACGCAGCCGTATCAACGACAGCCAGAGCAGAGTGTTAATTCGGATAGGGACGGGAAGAGCGTGATGGCAAACGCTCGAAAGTTTAAATCGTAAGGCTGATCGATGGTTTATGCCGATCCCGTTTATCGATGTTTATAACGCGATACTGTTTTAGAGGGGAACACGAGTCATTCCCGAATAACATCGCGAGTGCCTTTCCATCATCCATAGTGCTGCTCCCATCCGGAAGCGATGTCAGTCCTTGATGGAATGACACGTTGCCTTAATTTCGTTTGTTAGAAAGGAACCAGATCGCTTGAATAGGCGCCTCTCCCATCGCCTGCAGGTCGTTTGAGCATGGATTTCCCGTCAGTCAGCCAGTCCATTTCCTTCGTTCATCCCATCAGCCTTACCCATGGAAAAAACGCCGAGGTCTGGGACGTCGACGGAAAGCGATACATCGATTTCGTCGGCGGTATCGGTGTGTTGAATCTGGGGCATTGCCACCCGAAGATCGTCGCGGCGATTTGCGAACAGGCGCAGCGCATGACGCATTACGCGTTCAACGCAGCCCCGCATGAGCCTTATCAGCTGTTCATTGAACGGCTCGCGGCGTTTATTCCGGTGAGTTACCCGGTCAGCGGCATGCTCACCAACAGCGGCGCCGAAGCGGCGGAGAATGCGTTGAAAATCGTGCGTGGGCATACCGGCAAGTCGGCGGTCATCGCATTCGATGGCGCCTTCCATGGGCGAACACTGGCGACGCTGAACCTCAACGGCAAAGTGGCGCCTTACAAGCAGAAAGTGGGCTCGCTGCCCGGGCCGGTGTTCCATCTGCCGTATCCAAGCGCGGACAACGGTGTGTCGACGGCCGAAGCCTTGAAGGCGATGGATCGGCTGTTCAGTGTGGAAATCGACATCGACGAGGTCGCCTGCTTCATCATCGAGCCGGTGCAGGGCGAGGGCGGTTTCCTGGCGCTGGACGTCGAGTTCGCCCACGCATTGCGCAGGCTGTGCGACGACAAGGGCATTGTCTTGATCATCGATGAAATCCAGTCAGGCTTTGGCCGCACCGGTCAGCGCTTTGCCTTCAGCCGTCTGGGCATCGAACCGGATCTGCTGTTGCTGGGCAAGAGCATCGCCGGCGGCGTCCCGTTGGGGGCGGTCGTCGGTCGCAAGGCCCTGATGGATACGTTACCCAAAGGCGGGCTGGGCGGGACTTACTCCGGAAATCCACTGGCGTGCGCAGCGGGCCTGGCCACGCTGGATGAAATGACCGATGCGCATCTCGCAGCCTGGGGCGAACAGTATGCAGTCACCTTGCTCACCCGGTACGAACAATGGCAGGCGCATAAACTGTCACCGTATCTCGGGCGGCTGACCGGCGTCGGCGCGATGCGCGGCATCGAGCTGCTGACCCCGGAAGGCAAACCGGCGACGGCACAAATGGCGCAGTTGCTGGCGAGCGCCAGGGAGCGCGGGTTGCTCTTGATGCCGAGCGGCAAAGCCCGTCACATCATCCGTCTGCTGGCACCGCTGACCATCGAGCCCGAGGTGCTGAACGAGGGGCTGGACATTCTAGAAGCGTGCCTGGCGGATCTCTGATCCGTCCTCGCCTTCAAAGAAAGAACCGCCGGCGTTTACATCCGCACGAAAATAAACGCACGTCTGTGTAAGCGCGCACTCTAAGCCTGCATTCACCGAATGAGGCCGTGCTCATGAGTGCCAAAACACCCACGCCAGATATCCAACCGCCGGCGTTTCCAGACGAAACGCCGGAATACCCACTGTCGGCCCCGATCAAACCAGATGATCCGGAGCGCCGTAGTGATCAGTCCAAGGCTGAAACGGAAGGCTGCGTTGAAGAGCAAGGGACCGTAGTTCCCCAGCGGCGAACGTAATAATCATTTGAGATGTGCGTGGTAACTGCATGTCATTCCTGATAATTGTGCTTGGAATGCGCGGTTAAACCCTGAAGAATGCGCCTTTTTATCGCGCGCGTTGGTCGCGCGAATTACCACGCTGATAACCCCAGCGGAGGAAGCGAATTTGAACCAGCTAAAACGCCTTCAGAGTGGCATTGAGGGACTGGATGAGTTACTGAAGGGCGGTTTCGTCGCCGGATCGTCGTACATCATTCAGGGGCGTCCGGGCTCGGGCAAAACCATCCTGGCCAACCAGATCGGCTTCAATCACGCGCGCGCGGGTGGACGGGTGCTGTTCGCCACGCTGCTCGCCGAACCGCACGAGCGTCTGTTTCAGTTTCTGTCGACCTTGAGTTTTTTCGACAAAGACAAGATCGGTGATCAGATCCAGTTCGTCAGCGCGTTCGACACGATGGAAAACGACGGCTTGGATGAAGTGGTCAAGCTGTTGCGCCGGGAAATCGTGCGCCAGAAGTCCACGGTGATGATTCTCGACGGTCTGCTGAACGCTCGGTCCAGGGCGGACTCGCCGCTCAATACCAAACGGTTTATCTCTGAGCTGCAAGGCCACGCCGCCTTCGCCGGCTGCACGGTGTTCTTTCTGACCAGTTCGCAACTGGATGATGGCAGTCCTGAGCACACCATGGTCGACGGTGTACTGGAATTGGGCGAAGAGCTGGTCGGGACCAAATCGATCCGCCGCATCAAGATGCGCAAGACGCGCGGCAGCGGCGCCCTTGCCGGGGCGCATGAGTGCGAGATTACGGAAGACGGGCTGGTGGTCTATCCGCGGCTGGAAAGTACCCTGACCGATTCGGCCATGCGTGACAGCGACCATTGCTCACTCGTGCCAAGCGGTCTGCCGTCACTCGATCCGCTGATCGGCGGAGGGTTGGTGACATCTTCCTCTACGTTGATCATCGGGCCTTCCGGGTCGGGCAAGACATCGTTTGGTATCCGTTTTCTGGGGCAGTCGACGGTGGACGCGCCAGGTCTGCATTTCGGCTTCTACGAGTCCCCGCAACGCCTGCGCATGAAGGCCGCGTCGCTGGGGCTGGATTTCGACAGCATGGAACGGTCCGGCGCTTTGACCCTCCTGTGGAAATCGACGGGTGCCGGTTTGATCGACAAAATGGCCCTCGAACTGCTGCGCGTGGTCGAAGAGAAGTCCATCAAGCGGGTCTTTCTCGACAGCCTGGGCGGAATGGCAAGGGTGGCGGCCGACACATCTCGCTTGCAGGGCCTGTTCACATCGCTGATGGGCGAGCTGCGGGCGCGTGATGTCACCGTGTTGGCGTCCTGGGAGGTGCAGAGTCTGTTAGGTGGGGAGATCAATGCGCCGGCGCCCGACATGTCCAGCATCGTCGACAATCTTTTACTTCTGCGTTTCCTCCAGCAAACGGCTGAACTTAAACGCCAATTATCCATTCTTAAAATCAGGGACAATCCCTACGATCCTTCGCTGCTGGAAGTCACCATCAGTGATCAGGGTCTTGACGTGAAAAAGGCTCATTTCCATGCCCTTGGCGACTCCCGTAACGCGTAGACACCGCGGTCGCCAATACGCTCGCGATGTGTCGAGCGGACCGAGGGCCCTATGACCACGATATTGATCGTCGACGACGAGTACCTGATTGCCGACATCCTGAGCTTTGCGCTCGAGGATGAGGGCTATCTCACCGTGACCGCCGGCAGCGGTCAGAGAGCGTTGAGCATTCTCGACCGGGAAAAGCCGCAATTGATTATCACCGACTACATGATGCCGGGCATGAACGGTATCGAGTTAGCCGAGGCCGTGCGGGCGCACAAGACGCTGGGGCAATTACCCATGATCTTGATGAGTGGCGCCCAGGCGCATCTGGGTGTGGCTCGCCCCGATCTGTTTGTGGATGTCTTCGACAAACCCTTCGAGATCCAGGCGGTGCTGTCCAGGGTCAAATCGCTGCTCGGCCCCGGCGTCGCCTGATCCCTTGGATGTCCAATCAATGAGTTGATCATCAGCGACCGTCTCCCCGCGGGCGCTTTAGTACGCGCTCGTCCGGATGAACGAAAATACCCGGAATCTCACAGAGGACCCAGAGTCGAGAGTTCATAACACCTAAAAGGAATGCACCATGATCTCCTCACTTGAACTCTGCCAAATCATCGAATCCTCATTCCTGCCCGCCAGATGCCAATGCTCGGTGGACGCAAGAGGGCTCATGTCTATCCAGTTGTATACCTCAGTCAGCGGGCATGCCGACTTCATGGCCACGGGCATCGAGGTGGCGACGCTCAATACCAGCCGAAGCATCGCCTCGCTGATCACCGGTCTTAAAGAAGACCTTCGACTGCGTTCATTGAGCGGCGGGTCGGCGCAGGGGATGGACCGCAGAGCGACTACGTTCGGCGGTTAGACGGCTCAGGCGACTGCCACGCAGACGATCATCCTCTTTCTCGGCCTCACCGATGCGCCTACCGCGACGGTGAATGGCCTGCCGTGGCACCGAAACCGTTCAATCGGGCGGAGCGTGTACGCACGCGCCCTTGTATGTTGTTTGTGGGTGAATCCATGCGCTGCGGCCCGACTATCGATCAACGTGCCCGGCCGCCGTTCTCTTGAATCTCCAGACGTTTAAGCCCTCAACAACCCATTGAACCGGTCACGGCTTCGACAGGGATGCGGTCATGCGCCTGCATTCACGGCGCGTCGTCAATAGCCACTGCTGAAAAACACTTTGTCCGCCGCGCGCGGAAAAAATACTGGCATATACCTCTTAATCTGAATATCGTGGCATATGCCACCTTTTCGGATGGGCGTCGTCGACTGTTTCGACCTGGATGTCGGTGAGGCCTCAACCGGGGGTTTGAACGGGTTGGGCCACGTACCACCGATTTTTTGATGTTCAACGCTTGTCTGGATACTTCCCATGCTTGGCCTTGTACGCGTTGCTTTGAGACGACCGTATACGTTCGTCGTGCTCGCCATCCTGATTCTGATCATCGGGCCGCTCACGGCCTTACGCACACCCACTGATATTTTTCCGGAGATTCGCATCCCGGTCATCGCGGTCATCTGGCAGTACACCGGCCTTGCGCCGGATCAGATGGCAGGGCGAGTCACCTCGCCGTTTGAGCGGGTGCTGACCACCACGGTCAACGACATCCGCCACATTGAAGCGCAGTCGCTCAACGGCTTCGGCATCGTCAAGGTGTTCTTCCAGCCGGGCGTCAACATCAGCACCGCCAACGCGCAGCTGACCTCTGTCGCTCAGGCGATTTTGCGTAACCTGCCGCCCGGCACGGTGCCGCCGTTGATCCTCAACTACAGCGCCTCGACCGTGCCCATCGTTCAGTTGGCATTGTCGGGCAAAGACCTCAGCGAGCAGAAACTTGGCGACCTGGGCCTCAACACGGTGCGGTTGATGCTGACCACCGTGCCGGGCGCTGCGCTGCCGTACCCGTTCGGCGGCAAGACTCGTCAGGTGCAGATTGACCTCGACCCTGCGCAAATGCAGGCCCGAGGCTTGTCGGCGCAAGACGTTGCGAACGCACTGGCCACGCAAAACCAGATCACCCCGGTGGGTACCGAGAAAATTGGCAGCTTTGAATACATGCTGCAGTTGAACAACTCGCCGGTCGCTTTCAAGGACCTGGAAGACTTGCCGATCAAGACCGCCAACGGCACCACGGTGTTGATCCGTGACGTCGGCACGGTGAAGGACGGCAACCCGCCACAAAGCAACATCGTGCACGTGAACGGCAATCGTTCGGTGTTGATTCCGGTATTGAAAACGGGGTCAGCATCGACGCTGGGCGTCATCGCCGGGATCAAGGACAAGCTTGCCGACTCCAAGGCGCAGCTGCCGGAAAACCTGAACATCGATTTGATCGGCGACCAGTCGTTGTTCGTCCGTGCCGCCATCAGCGGTGTCGCACGGGAAGGGCTGATCGCGGCCGCGTTGACCAGTCTGATGATCCTGCTGTTCCTTGGCAGCTGGCGTTCCACGGTGATAATCGCGGTGTCGATCCCGTTGGCGATTCTCTCGTCCATTACGGCGCTGTCGGCGCTCGGAGAGACACTCAACATCATGACCCTGGGAGGGTTGGCGCTGGCCGTGGGTATCCTGGTGGACGATGCCACCGTGACTATCGAGAACATCAACTGGCATCTGGAGCAGGGGAAACAGGTCGAGGCGGCAATCATGGATGGGGCGGCGCAGATCGTGACGCCAGCGTTTGTTTCGCTGCTGTGTATCTGCATCGTGTTCGTGCCGATGTTTTTCCTGGACGGTGTTGCCCGCTTCCTGTTCGTGCCAATGGCCGAAGCAGTGATCTTCGCCATGATTGCCTCGTTCATCCTGTCGCGAACGCTGGTGCCGACCATGGCCAACTTCCTGCTCAAACCGCACGCGCCGGGTGAGGAACATGGCGAAAAACCGGTCAGTCGCAACCCGCTGGTGCGCTTCCAGCGCGGGTTTGAAGCGCGGTTCGAGCGGGTTCGCGAGGGTTATCACGGCATGCTGGAAACCGCGCTGGAACATCGCCGGTCCGTCATGATCGCGATCTTCGCATTCGTCATCGCCTCGTTCGCGCTGGTGCCGTTTCTGGGCCGTAATTTTTTCCCGGCGGTCGACTCCGGGCAGATCCTGATGCACGTTCGTGCGCCGGTGGGCATGCGTGTGGAAAGCACGGCACGCATGATCACTGACGTGGAAAACACCATTCGGCGCGTGATTGAGCCGTCGGAACTCAAGGCGGTGGTGGACAACATCGGTCTGGCGGTCAGCGGCATCAACGCCGCCTACAACAACACCGGTACGGTGGGGTCGCAGGACAGCGACATTCAGATCAGCCTCAACGAGGACCACAAACCCACGGCGGACTACATTCGCCAGTTGCGCGAGCAATTGCCCCGCGAATTCCCCAACGCCGTCTTCTCGTTCCCGCCCGCAGATATTGTCGGGCAGATCCTGAACTTCGGTTCTTCGGCGCCGGTGGACGTGCAGATTGCCGGCAACAATCTGCCTGCCAACTTCGCCTATGCCAACACCTTGCTGCGCGAGATCCGGCGTGTCCCGGGCGTTGCCGACGCGCGCATCCAGCAGTCCCAGCAATTGCCGACGTTCAAAATCAACGTCGACCGCACCCGAGCGCAACTGGTGGGCATCAGCGAACGCGACATCACCAACAGCCTGGTCGTCAACTTCGCCGGTTCAAGCCAGGTTGCGCCGACGTTCTGGCTGAACACCGCCAACGGGGTGTCCTATCCGATCGTGTTGCAAACCCCGCAGTACAGCCTCGATTCGCTGGCACAGTTGCATAACCTGCCGCTGACGTCGGCCGTAGCGCCCGGATCGGCGGGAGCGGGGCAGATTCTGGGTGGCCTGGCGTCGGTGGAACGCACCCACAGCAACTCGGTGGTGAGCCAGTCCGATATCCAGCCGGTAGTGGAGGTGTTGACGTCGATACAAGGCCGGGATCTGGGGGGCGTGGCCGCTGAGATCCAGAAGATTCTCGCGGCGCACGCCAGTGAGATTCCCAAAGGCTCGAAGGTCACTCTGCAAGGGCAGGCGACCACGATGAACAACGCCTTCAGCGGCATGTTGTTTGGCCTGCTTGGCGCGGTGGTGCTGATCTACCTGTTGATCGTCGTCAACTTCCAGTCCTGGAGTGACCCGTTCGTGATCATTACCGCGTTGCCAGCGGCCCTGGCCGGGATTGTCTGGATGCTGTTCCTGACGCACACGCCGCTGTCGGTGCCCGCGCTGACGGGGGCGATCATGTGCATGGGTGTGGCCACTGCCAACGCCATTCTGGTCGTCAGCTTTTGCCGGGAGCGGCTGGCCGAGCACGGAAATCCCGTGCTGGCCGCGCTGGAGGGCGGATTCACCCGATTCCGTCCGGTTCTGATGACCGCCATTTCGATGATCATCGGCATGGCACCGATGGCGTTGAGCCTGGGCGAGGGTGGCGAGCAGAACGCGCCGCTCGGCCGCGCGGTCATTGGCGGCTTGAGTTTTGCCACGGTCGCCACGCTGTTCCTGGTGCCCATCATCTTCAGTCTTGTCCACGCACGCGATGCTCGTTCACGCGACCGCCACGCCACCGTGCAGACCAACGCAACACAAGGGTTTTGACATGCTCACTGACACTCCTGTAATCCATCCTCAACCGCGCCGCAGTGCGGGACGCGCAAGGCTCGGCATAGTGGTCGCACTGCTTGTGGTGGTCGCCATTGTCGCGGTCGGTATCGGCGTGCGCGCCAACGAGTCGAAGGACCTGAAGACCTGGACTGACACACAGGCGCTGCCCAGCGTGATTCTGGTCAGCCCGGTCGCAGCCGCCCAAGGTGCCGTGTTGATTCTGCCGGGCCGTCTGGAAGCCTGGTCACGCGCGGCGATCTTCGCCCGCGTCGGGGGCTACCTGAAGTCCTGGAAGGCGGACATTGGTGCGAAGGTCAAGGCCGGCCAGTTGCTTGCCGAAATCGATACACCCGAAGTGGATCAGCAACTGCTCCAGGCGCGCGCCGATCTGGCCGCGGCGAAGGCCAACGCCTCACTGTCCCAGACCAGCGCCAAGCGCTGGCAGGCGATGCTGGCATCGGACTCGGTGTCGAAGCAAGAAGTCGATGAGCGTAACGGTGATCTGGCCGCCAGGCAGGCGCAGGTGATGGCCGCTCAGGCCAACGTCGAGCGACTGACCGCGACCAAGGGCTTTCAGCGCTTGACCGCGCCGTTCGATGGCGTCGTCACCGCGCGTTCGACCGATGTCGGTGCTTTGATCAACGTCGGCAGCGACACCAGCGGTCAGGAGCTGTTCGCGGTATCGGACGTCAGCCGACTGCGTGTTTACGTGCAGGTGCCTCAGTCCTATGCGCCGCAGATCAAGGTCGGCACCAACGCCCGGCTGAGCGTACCCGAATACCCGGGGGAACCCTTCAATGCGACCGTGATTGCGTCGGCCGATTCAGTTAACGCGGCGTCGGGCAGCACGTTGGTTCAGCTTCAAGTCGATAACCCGGCGGGTCGTCTGTTGCCAGGTGCGTACACCAGCGTGCGTTTCGACCTGCCGGTACAGCCCAACGTTGTGCGTTTACCGGCCAGCGCCTTGCAGTTCGATGACCATGGCATGCGCGTCGCGACCCTCGATCAACACGACCATGTGCTGTTCAAGACCGTGACCATTGCCCGTGATTTCGGTGACACCGTGGAGATCGGCTCAGGCGTCACGGCAGCGGATCGTGTCATCGATACGCCGCCGGACGGCCTGAGCGATAACGATTCTGTTCAGGTGTCAAAACCTGCAGCGGCCAACACCGTCGCCGAGGCAAAACCTCATGGTTAAGCACAGCCTGTTGTTCATCGCCATGTTAGGAGTGGGTGCTTGTTCGTTGGCCCCGCATTACACAGTCCCCGAGACACCGGTGCCCGCGCAGTATAAAAACCAGGGCGCCTGGAGTCTGGCGGCGCCGAGCGACCAGATCAGCCGTGACGGATGGTGGCGCGTGTACCGCGATCCGCAACTCGATGCGCTGCAACAGCAGTTGCTGTCAAACAACCCTAATCTGAGTGCGGCGCTGGCGCATTACGCGCAGGCACAGGCGTTCGTGGCGCAGGTCAACTCGGCGCTGTTGCCAACGGTTAAGGGGTTTGGCAACGGCCAGCGCATTCGCCAATCGGATACCCGGCCGCTGCGCTCGACGACCACGGACAACGTCTACAACTCGGGCACGTTGGGGTTGCAGGTCGATTATGAAGTGGACTTGTGGGGCCGTGTACGTGACTCGGTAAACGCAGGAACCGATGAAGCACAGGCCTCGCTGGCTGATCTGGCGTCTGTACGCCTGAGCCTGCAAGCGCAACTGGCGGACAGCTACATACGCTTGCGTGGGCTGGACCAGCAAACCCGGTTGCTTGAGCAAACGACCGAGGCGTTCAGCAAGGC
Proteins encoded:
- a CDS encoding 2-aminoadipate transaminase, which gives rise to MDFPSVSQSISFVHPISLTHGKNAEVWDVDGKRYIDFVGGIGVLNLGHCHPKIVAAICEQAQRMTHYAFNAAPHEPYQLFIERLAAFIPVSYPVSGMLTNSGAEAAENALKIVRGHTGKSAVIAFDGAFHGRTLATLNLNGKVAPYKQKVGSLPGPVFHLPYPSADNGVSTAEALKAMDRLFSVEIDIDEVACFIIEPVQGEGGFLALDVEFAHALRRLCDDKGIVLIIDEIQSGFGRTGQRFAFSRLGIEPDLLLLGKSIAGGVPLGAVVGRKALMDTLPKGGLGGTYSGNPLACAAGLATLDEMTDAHLAAWGEQYAVTLLTRYEQWQAHKLSPYLGRLTGVGAMRGIELLTPEGKPATAQMAQLLASARERGLLLMPSGKARHIIRLLAPLTIEPEVLNEGLDILEACLADL
- a CDS encoding ATPase domain-containing protein translates to MNQLKRLQSGIEGLDELLKGGFVAGSSYIIQGRPGSGKTILANQIGFNHARAGGRVLFATLLAEPHERLFQFLSTLSFFDKDKIGDQIQFVSAFDTMENDGLDEVVKLLRREIVRQKSTVMILDGLLNARSRADSPLNTKRFISELQGHAAFAGCTVFFLTSSQLDDGSPEHTMVDGVLELGEELVGTKSIRRIKMRKTRGSGALAGAHECEITEDGLVVYPRLESTLTDSAMRDSDHCSLVPSGLPSLDPLIGGGLVTSSSTLIIGPSGSGKTSFGIRFLGQSTVDAPGLHFGFYESPQRLRMKAASLGLDFDSMERSGALTLLWKSTGAGLIDKMALELLRVVEEKSIKRVFLDSLGGMARVAADTSRLQGLFTSLMGELRARDVTVLASWEVQSLLGGEINAPAPDMSSIVDNLLLLRFLQQTAELKRQLSILKIRDNPYDPSLLEVTISDQGLDVKKAHFHALGDSRNA
- a CDS encoding response regulator, whose amino-acid sequence is MTTILIVDDEYLIADILSFALEDEGYLTVTAGSGQRALSILDREKPQLIITDYMMPGMNGIELAEAVRAHKTLGQLPMILMSGAQAHLGVARPDLFVDVFDKPFEIQAVLSRVKSLLGPGVA
- a CDS encoding DUF1652 domain-containing protein, with amino-acid sequence MISSLELCQIIESSFLPARCQCSVDARGLMSIQLYTSVSGHADFMATGIEVATLNTSRSIASLITGLKEDLRLRSLSGGSAQGMDRRATTFGG
- a CDS encoding efflux RND transporter permease subunit gives rise to the protein MLGLVRVALRRPYTFVVLAILILIIGPLTALRTPTDIFPEIRIPVIAVIWQYTGLAPDQMAGRVTSPFERVLTTTVNDIRHIEAQSLNGFGIVKVFFQPGVNISTANAQLTSVAQAILRNLPPGTVPPLILNYSASTVPIVQLALSGKDLSEQKLGDLGLNTVRLMLTTVPGAALPYPFGGKTRQVQIDLDPAQMQARGLSAQDVANALATQNQITPVGTEKIGSFEYMLQLNNSPVAFKDLEDLPIKTANGTTVLIRDVGTVKDGNPPQSNIVHVNGNRSVLIPVLKTGSASTLGVIAGIKDKLADSKAQLPENLNIDLIGDQSLFVRAAISGVAREGLIAAALTSLMILLFLGSWRSTVIIAVSIPLAILSSITALSALGETLNIMTLGGLALAVGILVDDATVTIENINWHLEQGKQVEAAIMDGAAQIVTPAFVSLLCICIVFVPMFFLDGVARFLFVPMAEAVIFAMIASFILSRTLVPTMANFLLKPHAPGEEHGEKPVSRNPLVRFQRGFEARFERVREGYHGMLETALEHRRSVMIAIFAFVIASFALVPFLGRNFFPAVDSGQILMHVRAPVGMRVESTARMITDVENTIRRVIEPSELKAVVDNIGLAVSGINAAYNNTGTVGSQDSDIQISLNEDHKPTADYIRQLREQLPREFPNAVFSFPPADIVGQILNFGSSAPVDVQIAGNNLPANFAYANTLLREIRRVPGVADARIQQSQQLPTFKINVDRTRAQLVGISERDITNSLVVNFAGSSQVAPTFWLNTANGVSYPIVLQTPQYSLDSLAQLHNLPLTSAVAPGSAGAGQILGGLASVERTHSNSVVSQSDIQPVVEVLTSIQGRDLGGVAAEIQKILAAHASEIPKGSKVTLQGQATTMNNAFSGMLFGLLGAVVLIYLLIVVNFQSWSDPFVIITALPAALAGIVWMLFLTHTPLSVPALTGAIMCMGVATANAILVVSFCRERLAEHGNPVLAALEGGFTRFRPVLMTAISMIIGMAPMALSLGEGGEQNAPLGRAVIGGLSFATVATLFLVPIIFSLVHARDARSRDRHATVQTNATQGF
- a CDS encoding efflux RND transporter periplasmic adaptor subunit; this encodes MLTDTPVIHPQPRRSAGRARLGIVVALLVVVAIVAVGIGVRANESKDLKTWTDTQALPSVILVSPVAAAQGAVLILPGRLEAWSRAAIFARVGGYLKSWKADIGAKVKAGQLLAEIDTPEVDQQLLQARADLAAAKANASLSQTSAKRWQAMLASDSVSKQEVDERNGDLAARQAQVMAAQANVERLTATKGFQRLTAPFDGVVTARSTDVGALINVGSDTSGQELFAVSDVSRLRVYVQVPQSYAPQIKVGTNARLSVPEYPGEPFNATVIASADSVNAASGSTLVQLQVDNPAGRLLPGAYTSVRFDLPVQPNVVRLPASALQFDDHGMRVATLDQHDHVLFKTVTIARDFGDTVEIGSGVTAADRVIDTPPDGLSDNDSVQVSKPAAANTVAEAKPHG